A window of Eubacterium sp. 1001713B170207_170306_E7 contains these coding sequences:
- a CDS encoding GNAT family N-acetyltransferase, whose protein sequence is MKEKAPSLQLRALTDRDVPLFTRWLDAEHVKPWFTDPQSWIDEVNDRDGAYDWIHHYIIHRGGTPVGFCQYYPYWKSGEDWHGNLPLEGTYSIDYLIGAVENLQKGYAGATVGLLGRLIAEEKDAERIIVQPDTDNSASQNTLLSAGYRYDRENELFFLEL, encoded by the coding sequence ATGAAAGAGAAAGCACCATCGCTCCAACTCAGAGCGCTTACGGATCGCGATGTTCCCTTATTTACCAGATGGCTGGACGCGGAGCATGTAAAGCCCTGGTTCACCGACCCGCAGTCATGGATTGACGAGGTGAATGACCGCGACGGAGCGTATGACTGGATCCATCACTATATCATCCATAGAGGCGGCACGCCCGTTGGCTTCTGTCAGTACTACCCCTATTGGAAAAGCGGGGAAGACTGGCACGGGAATCTTCCCCTAGAGGGCACCTACAGCATTGATTACCTCATTGGAGCGGTGGAAAACCTGCAAAAGGGCTATGCTGGCGCGACCGTGGGGCTGCTGGGCAGGCTGATCGCTGAGGAAAAGGACGCCGAAAGGATAATCGTCCAGCCCGATACCGATAACAGCGCTTCCCAAAATACACTGCTGTCCGCAGGATACCGCTATGACAGGGAGAATGAGTTGTTTTTCCTGGAGCTTTAG
- a CDS encoding sensor histidine kinase, producing MLIDIISTTLRVIACCIVFAYCLFTPFKSRFRYNNFITALLAVLLTIFTIVVVVLFLTSGKFFAAYSSFGIALWIVSAVVIFHIAIKGSFFEILFLVLMVLNLYVNIVAIAKVIANSVSLDLSYSVSYAFIVIGVLIVYIPLLWVLLVRLYRQVVEFEGDFSFWKYIWVIPALTYMIFFVKIVGDYWKAHALTDGADIMFTVLWSVTTYAFFLVTLLMLIQTYRGITAAQQTKLVSSQLRMQEDQYHRMIENVENNARLRHDWRHHLLSIDSFLDNKDMAGLQSYMRALAPEYAAESDIAFCQNPVVNAILLHYYTVARDKGIDMTAAANVPEGLNIPDTDLCIVFGNLVENAVEACAAREKEPRTVQIKADVKGRQLVLVIQNTYQRAVIFRDKQYYSTKHDGEGIGIASVKRIVEKNKGMMEIRYDENNFTVQVMLQAIPENNEVHKCR from the coding sequence ATGCTCATTGATATTATAAGTACGACGCTCCGGGTTATCGCCTGTTGTATTGTATTCGCCTACTGCCTGTTCACGCCCTTCAAAAGCCGGTTCCGATACAATAACTTCATCACAGCGCTTCTGGCAGTGCTGCTGACAATCTTTACGATCGTGGTCGTTGTTCTGTTTTTAACGTCCGGTAAATTTTTTGCAGCGTACAGCAGCTTTGGAATTGCCCTGTGGATTGTCTCGGCGGTGGTCATTTTTCACATTGCCATTAAGGGCAGCTTCTTTGAGATTCTGTTCCTTGTTTTGATGGTTTTAAACCTGTACGTCAATATTGTCGCCATCGCGAAGGTGATCGCCAATTCGGTGAGTCTGGACCTTTCGTATTCAGTATCGTACGCTTTTATCGTGATCGGCGTGCTGATTGTCTATATCCCTCTGCTCTGGGTTTTACTGGTCCGCCTGTACAGGCAGGTGGTCGAGTTTGAGGGTGATTTCAGCTTCTGGAAATATATCTGGGTGATTCCCGCGCTGACCTATATGATCTTTTTTGTAAAAATCGTGGGCGATTACTGGAAGGCACATGCGCTGACCGATGGGGCAGATATTATGTTTACGGTTCTCTGGTCTGTTACCACCTATGCTTTCTTTCTGGTGACCCTTCTGATGCTGATTCAAACCTACCGGGGGATAACCGCTGCCCAGCAGACAAAGCTTGTTTCATCGCAGCTGCGCATGCAGGAGGACCAGTACCACCGAATGATCGAAAATGTGGAAAATAACGCCAGGCTCCGGCACGACTGGCGGCATCACTTGCTGTCCATTGACAGCTTTCTGGACAATAAGGATATGGCGGGCCTGCAGAGCTATATGAGGGCGCTGGCTCCGGAATACGCGGCGGAGTCAGATATTGCCTTTTGCCAGAACCCGGTAGTCAACGCCATTCTGCTGCATTATTATACCGTGGCCAGAGATAAGGGGATTGATATGACGGCGGCGGCAAATGTGCCGGAGGGATTAAACATTCCGGATACGGATCTGTGCATTGTTTTTGGGAATCTGGTGGAAAACGCGGTGGAAGCCTGCGCGGCCCGGGAGAAAGAACCCAGAACCGTTCAGATTAAGGCGGATGTGAAAGGGCGGCAGTTGGTTTTGGTGATCCAAAACACCTACCAGCGGGCCGTGATTTTCAGGGATAAGCAGTATTATTCCACAAAGCACGATGGTGAGGGGATCGGTATCGCCTCGGTAAAAAGAATTGTGGAAAAAAACAAGGGAATGATGGAAATCCGCTATGATGAAAATAACTTTACGGTGCAGGTCATGCTGCAAGCCATTCCTGAAAATAACGAGGTGCACAAATGCAGATAG
- a CDS encoding AraC family transcriptional regulator translates to MDWTERLNKIIEYIESSLQLGHETPDRQKIEQLACCSFSLFQRIFSYMNNITLAEYIRNRKLTLAGYDFKSTDIRVLDASVKYGYDSPTAFTRAFQTFHGMTPTEAKRETAVLKVYPRMNFTEDNEIKWRVEHKEAFRLLGVKRSISCVNGENFRAIPAFWNEVMQNGKLAQIISYTEAQKPSGTFGVFGNYQDGRMDYYIAGITGRPEGRGLEAIEIPSAAWAVFECIGPMPGAIQKGWKFLNEEWVIKYPFDHADCPEMEWYSAGNSFAEDYKSEIWIPIL, encoded by the coding sequence ATGGACTGGACAGAACGTTTAAACAAGATCATTGAGTATATTGAAAGCAGCCTGCAGCTGGGCCATGAGACGCCTGACCGGCAAAAGATCGAGCAGCTGGCCTGCTGTTCCTTTTCGCTGTTTCAGCGGATATTCAGCTATATGAACAATATTACCCTGGCGGAATACATCCGAAACCGCAAACTTACGCTGGCAGGGTATGATTTTAAAAGCACAGACATCAGGGTCCTGGACGCCAGTGTGAAATACGGCTATGATTCGCCCACGGCTTTTACCAGGGCCTTTCAGACGTTCCACGGTATGACGCCCACAGAGGCCAAAAGAGAAACCGCTGTTTTAAAGGTCTATCCCCGGATGAATTTTACCGAGGATAACGAAATTAAGTGGCGGGTCGAGCATAAAGAGGCGTTCCGGCTTCTTGGGGTTAAGCGTTCGATCAGCTGTGTGAACGGCGAAAATTTCAGGGCGATCCCGGCCTTCTGGAACGAGGTTATGCAGAACGGCAAGCTGGCGCAGATTATTTCTTATACAGAAGCCCAGAAGCCCTCAGGCACCTTTGGCGTGTTTGGAAATTACCAGGATGGGCGAATGGACTACTACATCGCCGGGATTACCGGCCGGCCGGAGGGAAGAGGTCTGGAGGCCATTGAAATTCCATCGGCGGCCTGGGCTGTTTTTGAATGCATCGGCCCCATGCCGGGCGCAATCCAGAAGGGCTGGAAATTTCTGAATGAGGAGTGGGTTATTAAATATCCCTTTGACCATGCGGACTGCCCGGAAATGGAATGGTATTCGGCGGGCAACAGCTTTGCTGAGGATTATAAAAGTGAAATATGGATACCGATTTTATAG
- a CDS encoding YbhB/YbcL family Raf kinase inhibitor-like protein, with translation MIVTSTGIVNGVIEDKYGKHGSQFNENGMPTYSLPLKIEGAPENTKSFALVLEDKDAFPVTGGFSWIHWTAANITRTELLENESQTATDFVQGANSCMSIQGGKQSRVLSSFYGGMAPPDAPHIYEIHVYALDTLLKLENGFYYNELYRQMDGHVLDQVTLKGEYRN, from the coding sequence ATGATTGTAACAAGCACTGGAATAGTCAATGGTGTGATCGAGGATAAATACGGAAAGCATGGCAGCCAGTTCAACGAAAACGGTATGCCGACCTACTCCCTGCCGCTGAAAATCGAGGGTGCGCCGGAAAATACCAAATCCTTTGCGCTGGTTCTGGAGGATAAGGACGCCTTTCCTGTCACCGGCGGTTTCTCATGGATTCACTGGACAGCGGCCAATATCACGCGCACAGAGCTTCTGGAGAATGAGAGCCAGACCGCCACGGATTTTGTCCAGGGTGCAAACAGCTGTATGAGTATTCAGGGAGGAAAACAGAGCCGGGTGCTGTCGTCCTTCTATGGTGGTATGGCCCCACCGGACGCGCCGCATATCTACGAGATTCACGTGTATGCTTTGGATACCCTGCTGAAACTGGAAAACGGCTTTTACTACAACGAACTTTACCGCCAGATGGACGGACATGTGCTGGACCAGGTCACCCTTAAGGGTGAATACCGGAACTGA
- a CDS encoding penicillin-binding transpeptidase domain-containing protein encodes MKADSKKIKIAVGIAVLVVVIAALALAAYNSVNTPERALERYFKAVAEQDYDKMYLLISDDSKKTISREDFITRNKNIYEGIEARDLKLEVMSVEKLDAKQQQAYYNLRMETVAGVLANPGNVRLRKDRFFGEYRLVWNAAVILPGLSETAKVRVSTTAADRGSILDKDGNMLAGPGTAPSVGFVPGKINADTRAADLAAVAGLLGISTGDIEDALSASWVTDGIYVPVKTLPQIDAGMEAALLQIPGVMIGETAVRSYPYGEKAAHLTGYIGAITAEELEALRDEGDYRETSIVGKSGLEKVFDRQLRGKDGGTITVSDTSSDGIKTSRVLCESAPVKGSDVQTTINTGLQTALYDQLAGDKGTAAAINPKTGAVLALVSTPAYNPNAFILGMSDTAWESLSSSPDRPLVNRFEKAWAPGELIQPVTLEAGVQTGEEYTQQLKNLGFGETLPFDFRMEVSKISESGTVDGDLPAAGSGTAGMAATPLHLALIYSALVNDGSMVQPYIKYDASPMAQYWKKDVLPQEKAAAIRETLVQEAKSPKGRTMAEKTGTALQKNADNSGENQDTALCAMFYVDQTAESPLLVVAAAEDAGNRGGARYLEEKIRVVF; translated from the coding sequence ATGAAAGCGGACAGTAAAAAAATTAAGATAGCGGTCGGCATAGCGGTATTGGTCGTTGTCATCGCGGCGCTGGCCCTGGCGGCTTACAATTCGGTCAACACGCCGGAACGCGCCCTTGAACGTTACTTTAAGGCTGTGGCCGAGCAGGATTACGACAAAATGTACCTGCTCATCAGCGATGATAGCAAAAAGACCATCAGCCGGGAGGATTTTATCACACGGAACAAAAATATCTACGAAGGTATTGAAGCCAGGGATTTGAAGCTGGAGGTTATGAGTGTGGAGAAGCTGGACGCAAAACAGCAGCAGGCCTATTATAACCTGAGAATGGAAACGGTTGCTGGCGTGCTTGCCAATCCCGGCAACGTGAGGCTTCGGAAGGACCGCTTTTTTGGAGAATACCGGCTTGTCTGGAACGCCGCGGTTATTTTGCCGGGCCTCAGCGAGACGGCCAAAGTCCGTGTAAGCACAACCGCGGCTGATCGGGGGAGTATTCTGGACAAGGACGGAAACATGCTGGCAGGACCGGGGACAGCGCCTTCGGTGGGCTTTGTTCCCGGAAAAATAAACGCCGATACCCGAGCGGCCGATCTGGCAGCAGTGGCCGGGCTTTTGGGGATCAGTACCGGAGATATCGAGGACGCGCTGTCAGCCTCCTGGGTGACGGACGGGATCTATGTCCCGGTCAAAACGCTGCCGCAGATCGACGCCGGGATGGAAGCCGCGCTTCTGCAGATACCGGGCGTTATGATCGGAGAGACCGCGGTGCGCAGCTATCCCTATGGCGAAAAGGCAGCGCATCTAACAGGTTATATCGGCGCTATTACGGCCGAAGAGCTGGAAGCGCTGAGGGATGAAGGGGATTACCGGGAGACGAGCATTGTAGGCAAAAGCGGGCTGGAAAAGGTTTTTGACCGCCAGCTGAGAGGAAAAGATGGAGGCACCATCACTGTCAGCGATACGAGCAGTGACGGCATCAAAACAAGCCGGGTTCTATGCGAAAGCGCTCCGGTGAAGGGCTCCGACGTGCAGACGACCATCAACACCGGGCTCCAGACTGCCCTTTACGACCAGCTCGCCGGGGATAAAGGCACCGCGGCAGCCATTAATCCGAAAACCGGTGCGGTGCTGGCGCTGGTCAGCACACCGGCCTATAATCCCAATGCTTTTATTCTGGGCATGAGCGACACAGCGTGGGAGAGCCTGAGCAGCAGCCCGGACCGGCCTCTCGTTAACCGTTTTGAGAAAGCCTGGGCGCCGGGCGAGCTGATCCAGCCCGTAACCCTTGAGGCAGGGGTGCAGACCGGAGAGGAATATACCCAACAGCTCAAAAATCTTGGCTTCGGGGAGACGCTGCCCTTTGATTTTAGGATGGAGGTCTCCAAAATTTCAGAGAGCGGCACGGTTGACGGAGATCTGCCGGCTGCGGGGAGCGGTACGGCAGGCATGGCCGCCACTCCGCTGCATCTGGCGCTGATCTATTCTGCCCTTGTGAATGACGGCAGCATGGTTCAGCCTTACATCAAATACGATGCCAGCCCAATGGCGCAGTACTGGAAAAAGGATGTGCTCCCACAGGAAAAGGCCGCGGCTATCCGGGAAACCCTTGTGCAGGAGGCAAAGAGTCCAAAGGGAAGAACAATGGCGGAAAAAACAGGCACAGCGCTACAGAAAAACGCAGATAATTCTGGAGAAAATCAGGATACGGCGCTGTGTGCCATGTTTTATGTGGATCAGACCGCTGAAAGCCCTCTGCTGGTAGTTGCGGCGGCCGAGGACGCCGGAAACAGGGGAGGCGCCAGGTATCTGGAAGAGAAAATACGCGTTGTTTTTTAA
- the brnQ gene encoding branched-chain amino acid transport system II carrier protein yields MEKLSRKNTFLIGITLFSMFFGAGNLIFPPFLGEQAGSLTWLAFAGFALSAIGLPILGVAAVAKSGGLGALAGRVHPAFAAVFTFLIYLSIGPCLAIPRTASTSFEMAVLPFLPENSGGGAVLLVYSLVFFAAALLLALKPDKLTDRLGKKLTPCLLALIFIIFAACVVFPPGRYGAATGSYASNAFVQGFLDGYQTMDTIAALNFGIIIALNIRAFGIGEDRLVVRETIKAGWIAGGLLLVVYAALTHVGALSGGSFGATANGAQTLTQIVMHLFGQAGIIILALIFLIACLNTCVGLISCYSEYFSGIVPRFSYKQWAVFFAFISMVISNAGLNKILEVSIPVLNCLYPVAIVLILLAFLQKWISGFSRVYPTAILFTGVISVIYALDQKNLVIPWITGLTSKIPLYSIGLGWLIPAAIGICLGILLSIVFKKKAAQTSG; encoded by the coding sequence ATGGAGAAATTATCACGAAAAAATACTTTTCTCATCGGGATCACGCTTTTCTCGATGTTTTTTGGCGCGGGCAATCTGATTTTTCCGCCTTTTCTGGGTGAACAGGCCGGAAGCCTGACCTGGCTCGCCTTTGCGGGCTTTGCCCTCAGTGCCATCGGACTGCCGATTCTGGGGGTTGCGGCCGTGGCAAAATCCGGCGGGCTGGGAGCTCTGGCCGGACGGGTACACCCTGCTTTCGCGGCAGTTTTCACCTTTTTAATTTATCTGTCCATCGGCCCCTGCCTTGCCATTCCGCGTACGGCCAGCACCTCCTTTGAAATGGCAGTGCTGCCGTTTTTGCCCGAAAACAGCGGCGGCGGTGCGGTCCTGCTGGTTTACTCCCTTGTCTTTTTTGCCGCGGCGCTGCTGCTGGCCCTCAAGCCGGATAAGCTCACTGACCGGCTCGGCAAAAAGCTGACGCCCTGCCTGCTGGCCCTGATCTTTATTATTTTTGCCGCCTGCGTGGTTTTTCCGCCCGGCCGCTATGGCGCTGCCACGGGCAGCTACGCCTCCAACGCCTTTGTTCAGGGATTTCTGGACGGCTATCAGACCATGGATACCATTGCGGCGCTTAACTTTGGCATCATCATCGCTCTGAACATCCGGGCTTTCGGTATCGGTGAGGACAGGCTGGTTGTGCGCGAAACCATCAAGGCCGGCTGGATTGCCGGCGGCCTTCTGCTGGTGGTTTATGCCGCCCTGACCCATGTCGGCGCTTTGTCCGGCGGCAGCTTTGGTGCTACCGCCAACGGTGCTCAGACGCTGACGCAGATTGTCATGCATCTTTTCGGACAGGCCGGGATCATCATTCTGGCACTGATCTTCCTCATTGCCTGTCTGAACACCTGCGTTGGGCTGATCAGCTGCTACAGCGAGTACTTCAGCGGTATTGTCCCGAGATTTTCTTATAAACAATGGGCCGTCTTCTTTGCCTTTATCAGTATGGTAATTTCCAACGCCGGGCTGAACAAGATTTTGGAAGTTTCCATTCCGGTGCTCAACTGCCTTTATCCGGTGGCCATTGTGCTGATTCTTCTGGCTTTCCTGCAAAAATGGATCAGCGGCTTTTCCCGGGTCTATCCTACGGCCATTTTGTTCACTGGCGTGATCAGCGTGATCTACGCGCTGGATCAGAAAAACCTGGTTATTCCGTGGATTACCGGGCTGACATCAAAAATTCCACTTTACAGCATTGGTCTGGGCTGGCTCATTCCTGCCGCCATTGGCATCTGTTTGGGCATTCTGCTGTCCATTGTCTTTAAAAAGAAAGCGGCTCAAACCAGCGGCTGA
- a CDS encoding phosphorylase has protein sequence MEFKDLIFGLERFGSSPAEACKGILGVNPDEIEEKVILAPWWEPEIFDDFDEVQLVNASESQAVKVWTVQRSGMRATFIKTGIGAPVLMDAVLALGISPCRQVVFVGSAGALDESISIGDIVIPEYSLCGDGASRYLAGRTLQEDIFLDKAIPTPRLTQKLKNSAERICAAERVNLYCGQIYSVDTIFAQFAYIDEIIGLGCNMIEMETAAAFQAAAVAQVEITAMLSVSDNIVQKKSLISGRGEDEIARRKCIRRRVFPKIIWDTFTD, from the coding sequence ATGGAATTTAAAGATTTGATATTTGGATTGGAGCGCTTTGGCTCGTCGCCTGCTGAAGCCTGTAAAGGTATCCTGGGTGTAAATCCCGATGAGATTGAAGAAAAGGTTATTCTGGCACCTTGGTGGGAGCCGGAAATTTTTGATGACTTTGATGAAGTTCAACTGGTGAATGCTTCGGAGTCGCAGGCAGTCAAGGTGTGGACGGTTCAACGATCAGGTATGCGTGCAACCTTTATTAAAACCGGTATAGGCGCTCCCGTTTTAATGGATGCTGTGCTGGCTTTGGGAATCAGCCCATGCCGTCAAGTGGTTTTTGTTGGTTCTGCCGGAGCTTTAGACGAATCAATCAGTATCGGCGATATTGTTATTCCAGAGTATTCGCTTTGTGGTGACGGCGCGAGCCGTTATCTGGCAGGAAGGACATTACAGGAAGATATTTTTCTGGATAAAGCCATCCCGACTCCGCGGCTGACTCAGAAGCTGAAAAATTCGGCTGAAAGAATATGTGCAGCAGAGCGAGTGAACCTTTACTGCGGACAAATTTACAGTGTAGATACAATTTTTGCACAGTTTGCTTATATCGACGAAATTATCGGGCTTGGCTGTAATATGATTGAGATGGAGACGGCAGCGGCGTTTCAGGCAGCAGCGGTGGCACAGGTTGAAATTACTGCGATGCTCAGCGTTTCGGATAATATTGTACAGAAAAAGTCTTTAATAAGCGGTCGGGGTGAAGACGAGATCGCTCGAAGGAAATGTATCCGAAGGCGCGTGTTTCCTAAAATAATTTGGGATACTTTTACAGATTGA
- a CDS encoding LURP-one-related family protein, with protein sequence MKLLFKQRLFSWFDSYDIYDEAGETVFTVKGRLSWGHCLEIYDRFGEHVGTVKEEVLTLLPRFALYQDGREIGEIQKKFTFFRPAFTLNCNDWRVEGDLFEWEYEVLDSRGRMVMQASKQLFNFTDTYVLDIADPQDMLLSLMIVLAIDAAKCSQRD encoded by the coding sequence ATGAAATTATTATTCAAGCAACGGCTGTTCTCATGGTTTGACAGCTATGATATTTATGACGAGGCAGGCGAAACGGTTTTTACGGTTAAGGGCCGCCTGTCATGGGGACACTGCCTTGAGATTTACGACCGCTTCGGCGAGCATGTGGGAACTGTCAAAGAAGAAGTGCTTACGCTGCTGCCGCGGTTTGCGTTGTACCAGGATGGACGTGAAATTGGAGAAATTCAGAAAAAATTCACCTTCTTCAGGCCAGCTTTCACCCTTAACTGCAACGACTGGCGTGTGGAGGGCGATCTCTTTGAGTGGGAATACGAGGTGCTTGACAGCCGGGGACGTATGGTCATGCAGGCGTCTAAGCAGCTGTTTAATTTTACCGATACCTATGTGCTCGACATCGCAGATCCGCAGGATATGCTGCTGTCTTTAATGATCGTGCTGGCCATTGACGCGGCCAAATGCTCGCAGAGAGACTGA
- a CDS encoding MerR family transcriptional regulator — MTIGELTKKTGIGEHTLRFYEKKGLIRVPRDGQGRRFYTKKDIEWVRFIKRLKDTGMLLKDIKVYADLRYEGGHTAAHRLEILRKHREYVEAQRRRWDEYLENLDAKIGLYEEMLK; from the coding sequence ATGACCATCGGTGAACTGACCAAAAAGACAGGTATCGGCGAGCATACCCTGCGTTTCTACGAAAAAAAGGGCCTTATCCGGGTTCCGCGGGATGGACAGGGCCGCCGTTTTTACACAAAAAAAGATATTGAATGGGTGCGCTTCATCAAACGCCTGAAGGATACCGGTATGCTGCTAAAGGATATTAAAGTTTACGCCGACCTGCGCTACGAGGGCGGTCATACTGCCGCCCATCGCCTGGAAATTCTGAGAAAACACCGTGAATACGTCGAGGCGCAGCGTCGTCGATGGGATGAATATCTCGAAAACCTCGATGCCAAGATCGGGCTTTACGAGGAGATGTTAAAATGA
- a CDS encoding carboxymuconolactone decarboxylase family protein, with protein MNDKRFEKGLEMLRRIDGGAGEAVVESLKDIAPDLGRYIVEFAFGDIYPRAGLSLEEREIITIASLLTAGGCEPQLKVHINGALNVGLSPEKIIEVFIQCIPYVGFPRVLNAVAAARQVFDARGMRA; from the coding sequence ATGAATGACAAACGGTTTGAAAAAGGATTGGAAATGCTGCGGCGAATTGACGGCGGTGCGGGTGAGGCTGTGGTAGAGTCGCTGAAGGATATCGCGCCGGATCTGGGGCGTTATATTGTGGAGTTTGCCTTTGGGGATATTTACCCCAGGGCGGGGCTTTCACTGGAGGAGCGGGAGATCATCACCATTGCCAGCCTGCTGACTGCGGGCGGCTGTGAACCCCAGCTTAAGGTTCACATTAACGGTGCCTTAAACGTGGGGCTTTCCCCGGAAAAAATCATCGAGGTTTTTATCCAGTGCATTCCCTACGTGGGTTTTCCGAGGGTGTTAAACGCGGTGGCAGCAGCGCGGCAGGTTTTTGATGCGCGTGGGATGAGGGCCTGA
- a CDS encoding response regulator transcription factor: protein MESVYDKRILLVDDEPDITELVETALRKEGFRCIDKAFTGSEALAACENNAPDVVILDIMLPDMDGIQVCRTIRGFSYCPVLFLSARNDDVDKILGLSSGGDDYITKPFSPKELVFRVKAQLRRLEYNQTADKAAGRRICAGGLEIDVDGSRVYQHGRELELTAREFGILLYLAENAGKIISKERLYEQVWGELSAVCDNTIMVHIRHLREKVEADPSRPTLILTVKGLGYRLASGTGQ from the coding sequence ATGGAAAGCGTTTATGACAAAAGAATTTTGCTGGTCGACGATGAGCCGGACATCACGGAGCTGGTAGAGACAGCGCTGAGAAAGGAAGGCTTCCGGTGCATTGACAAGGCCTTTACGGGAAGCGAGGCCCTGGCCGCCTGTGAAAATAACGCGCCGGACGTGGTGATTCTCGACATCATGCTGCCGGATATGGACGGGATCCAGGTCTGCCGCACGATCCGGGGATTTTCCTATTGTCCGGTGCTGTTTTTATCGGCCAGGAACGATGATGTGGATAAAATACTCGGGCTCAGCAGCGGCGGGGATGACTACATTACCAAGCCCTTCAGCCCAAAGGAACTGGTTTTCCGTGTCAAGGCCCAGCTGCGGCGGCTGGAATACAATCAAACAGCGGATAAGGCAGCGGGCCGCCGCATTTGCGCCGGCGGGCTGGAGATTGACGTGGACGGCAGCCGGGTTTACCAGCATGGACGGGAGCTTGAGCTGACCGCCCGGGAGTTTGGCATTCTTTTATATCTGGCTGAAAACGCGGGGAAAATCATCAGTAAAGAGCGGCTTTACGAGCAGGTCTGGGGCGAGCTGAGTGCCGTGTGTGACAATACCATCATGGTTCATATCCGCCATCTCCGTGAAAAGGTCGAGGCAGATCCGTCAAGGCCAACGCTTATTCTGACTGTCAAGGGTCTGGGCTACCGGCTGGCATCAGGGACAGGCCAATGA
- a CDS encoding HAMP domain-containing sensor histidine kinase: protein MRHSGYKSAFHIYGLFLALMVLVLAAGAGMVVYAVTVRKPDGEIVRSDWAAEFAGAFSEEISFAEGEPVITQKGLEALKDNGLWLQILDSSGHVVKSAFVPEGQPEDYSPDELLGVLESQENGAVFSGISESGGQRWTYLIGFPLDIARITMNVNAGRFVSGKAYVLFGAGAVLLLTAGLGLAYGFAVTRRLSKMTRAVAEIAGHRYTPVREKGAFQDVYASLNTLDEVLQTAEADRQKDERMRKEWIANITHDLKTPLSPIRGYAELLAASDGTPDSAGLQEYSAVILKNTAYAEALINDLKLTYQLENGMVPLDLQSLEIVRFVRELVIDCLNDPRHDGRLLAFEAEGSQLLSFDAGLMKRALNNLLINTLLYSGGDVKAGIKLMTGEPCQISIWDEGPGMSGEQQEHLFDRYYRGAASGTESGGTGLGMAIAREIILLHGGSIEVDSHPGQGTVFRITLPSN, encoded by the coding sequence ATGAGGCACTCTGGCTATAAGTCCGCCTTTCATATTTACGGATTGTTTCTGGCGCTTATGGTGCTCGTTCTGGCAGCGGGCGCGGGCATGGTGGTTTATGCGGTTACAGTTCGGAAGCCAGACGGGGAAATTGTACGGAGTGACTGGGCGGCTGAGTTTGCCGGGGCCTTTTCAGAAGAGATCAGCTTTGCGGAAGGGGAGCCGGTAATTACCCAAAAAGGGCTTGAAGCGCTTAAGGATAACGGCCTGTGGCTCCAGATTCTGGACAGCAGCGGTCACGTGGTCAAAAGCGCGTTTGTGCCGGAAGGACAACCGGAGGACTATTCGCCGGATGAGCTGCTCGGCGTGTTGGAGAGCCAGGAAAACGGAGCTGTTTTTTCCGGCATATCGGAGAGCGGCGGCCAGCGCTGGACCTATCTCATCGGTTTTCCTCTGGATATTGCCAGGATTACCATGAACGTCAACGCCGGGCGCTTCGTTTCAGGAAAAGCCTATGTGCTGTTCGGCGCGGGCGCGGTGCTTCTTCTGACGGCCGGTCTTGGACTGGCCTACGGCTTCGCTGTAACACGCAGGCTTTCAAAAATGACCAGGGCGGTGGCTGAAATCGCCGGGCACCGGTATACGCCGGTTCGGGAAAAGGGGGCCTTTCAGGATGTGTACGCCAGTTTAAACACACTGGATGAGGTTCTTCAGACAGCAGAGGCAGACCGCCAAAAAGATGAGCGGATGAGAAAGGAATGGATCGCCAACATTACCCATGACCTCAAAACGCCGTTGTCACCCATACGGGGATATGCTGAGCTGCTGGCCGCTTCAGATGGTACGCCGGACAGCGCCGGGCTTCAGGAATACAGTGCCGTCATTTTAAAAAACACCGCCTATGCCGAGGCGCTCATCAATGATCTGAAGCTCACCTATCAGCTTGAAAACGGCATGGTGCCGCTTGATCTGCAGTCGCTGGAGATTGTGCGGTTTGTGCGGGAGCTTGTCATCGACTGCCTGAATGATCCCCGCCATGACGGACGGCTCCTCGCTTTCGAGGCTGAGGGCAGTCAGCTTTTGAGCTTTGATGCGGGGCTTATGAAGCGCGCCCTCAATAACCTGCTCATCAACACGCTTCTGTACAGCGGCGGAGACGTAAAGGCCGGAATAAAGCTTATGACAGGGGAGCCCTGCCAGATCAGTATCTGGGATGAGGGCCCGGGAATGTCCGGCGAGCAGCAGGAACACCTTTTTGACCGTTACTACCGCGGCGCCGCGTCGGGCACAGAAAGCGGCGGCACCGGCCTTGGCATGGCCATTGCCCGGGAGATCATTTTGCTGCACGGCGGAAGCATTGAAGTGGACAGCCACCCGGGACAGGGCACAGTGTTCAGGATCACGCTGCCCTCAAATTAA